From the genome of Deinococcus aerius, one region includes:
- a CDS encoding DUF4259 domain-containing protein yields MSPMNIWGTGPFENEVGAAFAQEVVQDGAFALAEAFDVALDPDTDFLAAEEGWRTLAAAEVLVAVLTGETAGMTDAALRAWVAEADPVRLELLRETAREAVARVLAPDSELPDLWAEGEDAEAWRADVRRLLDALE; encoded by the coding sequence ATGTCCCCCATGAACATCTGGGGCACCGGTCCATTCGAGAACGAGGTCGGCGCGGCTTTCGCGCAGGAGGTCGTGCAGGACGGCGCCTTCGCCCTCGCCGAGGCGTTTGACGTGGCGCTCGACCCCGATACGGATTTCCTCGCCGCCGAGGAGGGCTGGAGGACGCTGGCCGCCGCCGAGGTGCTGGTCGCGGTCCTGACGGGGGAGACGGCGGGCATGACGGACGCCGCGCTGCGCGCCTGGGTGGCGGAGGCGGACCCGGTCAGGCTGGAATTGCTGCGTGAGACGGCCCGTGAAGCCGTCGCCCGTGTCCTCGCCCCCGACAGCGAACTCCCCGACCTGTGGGCCGAGGGCGAGGACGCAGAGGCGTGGCGGGCGGACGTGCGGCGGTTGCTGGACGCGCTGGAGTAG
- a CDS encoding DUF7710 domain-containing protein, with protein MPEDMPGVWVFMGLRAQHPAAVFTTLEKGEAWVRKHGLEGMLTWYPLDVSVFDWVVAKGKFRPKLHQQTPEFLAQFSSASQPHRHYENPEPPLTSDEH; from the coding sequence GTGCCTGAGGATATGCCGGGGGTCTGGGTTTTTATGGGTCTGCGGGCACAGCACCCAGCGGCGGTTTTCACCACTCTGGAGAAAGGGGAAGCCTGGGTGCGCAAGCACGGCCTTGAGGGCATGCTCACCTGGTATCCGCTTGACGTGAGCGTTTTCGATTGGGTGGTCGCGAAAGGCAAGTTCAGGCCCAAGCTCCATCAGCAGACGCCGGAGTTTCTGGCGCAGTTCTCCTCGGCCTCCCAGCCCCACCGTCATTACGAGAACCCGGAGCCTCCCCTGACCTCGGACGAACATTGA